One window of Watersipora subatra chromosome 3, tzWatSuba1.1, whole genome shotgun sequence genomic DNA carries:
- the LOC137389642 gene encoding serine-rich adhesin for platelets-like, which yields MKDVFTSNSRLPAEKVYSRASLALQSEQTNASKDSLKIPITTSGGELTSADKKEPSSAKTPDDKDVASHEQLIVFNEEVVPHHDEVIAVYRTDPPPDGELTPPSGARISLDREEILPTEAVFPPDGEGILLDRMEQRTEGEMTPFKGALNLSDTEVPLSDQPQTTVNEVIKPGLVSSDSVATPDDTVALFDKVTSSPDSTKHTSDRAVASSGSALDLLDTKISLSDQLATPPNEVTTPLDSTVSSLNRAASPLDIETSSPSNELNSPDRVVSGRTLASSHKAGRSSHRALSPFDRPVSLTDRAGTPSVKVMASHPKAMASSHRSLASSYRALTSPGATISPSDWATTPSDRVVSSPRRTMSPTDRAVSSLNQAGISPDRAMDSSQTAVAFSHTPVSSSPTALVSPHRVMSPSDTTRRPYDSAKIFSDKGMASSHRVVTSSHRAISSLNRAVTPPLWAMSSSHRAVSSLDRLTNPAAGVGSSLDRAESRPASNLKTIVHGVTVSDYMAGESDGELILPFEDDTQSEGSAASPQGPTATKNDASSSHRMMPIVSRGGFPRMESGQGSFIGAHKTTLAATPKASVNKTRMNDKNSTQSRRSSELYPTSPLPSNVEADNRYAPKVKDVKRKLIKREVEKLSTNKHSFEHVKVKGLLTGRYRQPANPLSLAQQLHKSVSPTDRLAAKQLLAEKRNNKRIKAQGRSQIEDMIHKQRDRELSDARHIAELKRVSNKSTSSFAPHKSSHIVQKVKDKKSENKHTRDNCRCSPQSTAKRTSAKLLSVKIKSAPNRYKAADSFNMPDCWQSLKRPSSTRTSSRGRASVTSTRMPGSYTVSNPKQSTSMATTIDDTALDSENGSLAPPNSSNSVSRNSTPEQSNDHKTLPLKETRQQSKSKVVPTLQYNAFGGDFSLGFSETLNKTAPTAQHPMTPTTEKKNLAELVKTKKVKALDSIKSIPQLKVSNEDLMTNRKERITPLQGSREDAAFIPTTPKAASLFTTSFSSETDMQSETAVPLLPDEKSNNMGLQPLNDDASSRLPFNSKEISISPTLQNSYDNVRVSAGPSSSNLPLRTSSNIQEPSITQTNFSTSSAMKNSALGLPSTSKRIASSSSTPENLTPPPVPPKMLSLMPTYSDEQNNEDKAACGEGEETCSNEKQDLTEKYMQSMEIDTDTSPST from the exons ATGAAGGATGTATTTACA AGTAACAGCCGTCTACCAGCTGAAAAAGTATATTCTAGAGCTTCCTTAGCTTTACAATCGGAGCAGACAAATGCCTCCAAAGATAGTCTTAAAATTCCAATCACAACATCTGGTGGTGAGTTAACATCAGCAGACAAAAAAGAACCATCATCTGCGAAGACTCCTGATGATAAGGACGTAGCTTCTCATGAACAGCTGATTGTGTTTAATGAAGAAGTAGTTCCCCATCACGACGAAGTAATCGCAGTTTACAGAACAGACCCACCGCCTGATGGAGAACTAACCCCACCTAGTGGGGCAAGGATTAGCTTAGATAGAGAAGAGATTCTACCTACTGAAGCAGTATTTCCTCCTGATGGTGAAGGGATTTTATTAGATAGAATGGAACAACGAACTGAAGGAGAAATGACACCATTTAAAGGTGCTCTAAATCTGTCTGATACAGAGGTGCCGCTTTCTGATCAGCCACAAACAACAGTCAACGAAGTAATAAAACCAGGACTAGTATCTAGCGATTCAGTGGCAACACCTGATGACACAGTAGctttgtttgacaaagtaacaAGTTCACCTGACAGCACAAAACACACTTCAGACAGAGCAGTAGCCTCTTCTGGCAGTGCTCTGGATCTTCTAGACACAAAAATATCACTATCTGATCAGTTAGCAACACCCCCTAATGAAGTAACAACTCCGCTTGACAGTACAGTTTCCTCTCTTAATAGAGCAGCGAGTCCACTTGACATAGAAACGAGTTCACCTAGCAATGAATTAAATTCACCTGACAGAGTAGTGAGTGGTAGAACTTTGGCTTCATCTCACAAAGCAGGCCGATCGTCTCACAGAGCTCTTAGTCCATTTGACAGACCAGTAAGCCTAACCGACCGAGCGGGGACTCCATCTGTAAAAGTAATGGCTTCGCACCCCAAAGCGATGGCTTCATCACACCGATCGTTGGCCTCATCTTATAGGGCACTGACTTCACCTGGTGCAACAATCAGTCCATCTGACTGGGCAACAACTCCATCTGACAGGGTAGTGTCTTCGCCTCGCAGAACTATGAGTCCAACTGACAGAGCGGTGAGCTCACTTAACCAAGCAGGTATCTCACCTGATAGAGCAATGGATTCATCTCAGACAGCAGTGGCTTTTTCCCACACACCAGTCTCTTCATCTCCAACAGCATTGGTATCACCTCATAGGGTAATGAGTCCATCAGACACAACAAGGAGACCGTATGATAGCGCAAAGATTTTTTCTGATAAAGGAATGGCTTCATCTCACAGAGTGGTGACTTCGTCTCACAGAGCAATCAGCTCTCTTAATAGAGCAGTGACTCCACCTCTATGGGCAATGTCTTCATCTCACAGAGCAGTGAGTTCACTCGATAGATTGACGAATCCAGCGGCAGGAGTAGGGAGTTCCCTTGACAGAGCTGAAAGTCGCCCTGCTAGTAACTTGAAAACTATAGTTCATGGGGTAACTGTATCTGATTATATGGCTGGTGAGTCTGATGGAGAACTCATACTCCCATTTGAAGACGATACACAGAGTGAAGGTTCTGCAGCATCGCCACAAGGCCCTACAGCAACTAAAAATGATGCATCCTCATCACACCGTATGATGCCAATAGTCAGTCGAGGGGGTTTTCCAAGAATGGAATCTGGCCAAGGTTCTTTCATTGGTGCTCATAAAACCACATTGGCTGCCACCCCTAAAGCCTCTGTAAATAAAACTCGAATGAACGATAAGAATTCTACGCAGTCAAGGAGGTCATCAGAGCTCTAT CCTACTAGCCCTCTTCCGAGTAATGTAGAAGCTGATAATCGGTATGCACCAAAGGTCAAGGATGTCAAGAGAAAGCTTATTAAAAGGGAGGTTGAGAAGTTGTCAACTAACAAGCATAGTTTTGAGCATGTTAAG GTCAAGGGCTTGTTAACAGGAAGATACCGACAGCCCGCTAATCCACTGTCTTTAGCACAGCAATTACACAAGTCTGTTTCACCAACAGACAGACTCGCTGCAAAACAGTTGCTAGCGGAAAAACGCAATAACAAGAGAATCAAAG CGCAAGGCAGATCACAGATTGAGGACATGATTCACAAACAGAGAGACCGAGAACTTTCAGATGCAAGACACATTGCAGAACTTAAACGTGTTTCTAATAAGTCAACCAGCTCATTTGCTCCCCATAAGAGTTCTCACATTGTTCAGAAGGTTAAAGACAAAAAATCAGAAAATAAACATACCAG AGACAATTGCAGATGCTCACCTCAGTCGACGGCCAAGCGTACCTCTGCCAAACTTCTCAGCGTAAAAATAAAATCAGCTCCAAATCGTTACAAAGCTGCCGATAGCTTCAATATGCCTGATTGTTGGCAGAGCCTGAAAAGGCCTAGCTCAACCCGCACATCTTCCCGAGGTCGTGCTTCGGTCACATCGACGAGAATGCCCGGCAGTTACACGGTGTCAAACCCAAAACAGTCGACAAGTATGGCAACGACTATAGATGATACTGCGCTTGACAGTGAGAATGGCAGTTTAGCTCCTCCGAACAGCAGCAACAGTGTGAGCAGGAACTCTACTCCTGAGCAATCAAATGATCATAAAACGCTGCCACTGAAAGAAACTCGGCAGCAGTCAAAATCAAAAGTGGTTCCTACTCTCCAATATAACGCCTTCGGAGGGGATTTCTCTCTCGGTTTCAG CGAAACTTTGAACAAGACAGCTCCCACTGCACAACACCCTATGACACCTACAACAGAGAAGAAAAATTTAGCAGAATTAGTAAAAACCAAGAAAGTCAAAGCTCTTGACTCAATCAAGTCAATTCCTCAATTAAAAGTTTCAAATGAGGATCTCATGACTAATAGAAAAGAACGCATAACTCCCTTGCAGGGCTCGAGAGAAGATGCCGCATTCATTCCAACAACACCGAAAGCTGCCTCCCTTTTTACCACTTCTTTTTCAAGTGAAACCGATATGCAATCTGAGACAGCTGTTCCATTGCTTCCTGATGAGAAGAGTAATAATATGGGTTTACAGCCTCTAAATGATGACGCATCATCAAGACTTCCTTTCAACAGCAAAGAAATTAGCATTTCCCCAACTTTGCAAAACTCATACGATAATGTTAGGGTTTCAGCTGGACCCTCGAGTTCTAATTTACCTTTGCGAACATCTTCTAACATTCAAGAACCTTCCATAACTCAGACAAATTTTTCAACTTCAAGTGCTATGAAAAACTCTGCACTCGGTCTACCATCTACTTCCAAACGTATCGCATCTTCTTCATCAACGCCTGAAAACCTGACACCACCTCCTGTTCCTCCAAAGATGCTCAGCCTGATGCCTACCTACTCAGATGAACAAAACAATGAGGATAAGGCTGCTTGTGGAG AAGGAGAAGAAACCTGCAGCAATGAGAAGCAGGATTTGACTGAAAAATATATGCAAAGTATGGAGATAGATACAGACACAAGTCCAAGTACGTAA
- the LOC137391995 gene encoding ubiquitin-like modifier-activating enzyme 5 isoform X2, translated as MNRLFFQPHQSGMSKVEAAVQTLREINPDVIIEAHNYNITTVDNYDHFVERISKGSLTEGPVDIVLSCVDNFEARMTINMACNELNQPWMESGVSENAVSGHIQLIKPGESACFACAPPLIVATGTDEKTLKREGVCAASLPTTMGLVAALLVQNTLKYLLAFGEVSFYVGYNAMQDFFPKMTMKPNPACDDQRCINRQHEYQEKLAAQPKSKTPQIVEEEVTHETNEWGIEVNIEETPGDTGGQETGSYQPELAEGVRVAYTKPAADPDPAELPPTASGDKESLSDLMAQLKGL; from the exons ATGAATCGACTGTTCTTCCAGCCTCATCAGTCAGGCATGAGCAAGGTAGAGGCAGCTGTACAGACGTTAAG AGAGATAAATCCTGATGTCATCATTGAAGCCCACAATTACAATATTACCACTGTTGATAACTATGATCATTTCGTCGAGAGAATCAG TAAAGGAAGTCTCACAGAAGGCCCTGTAGATATAGTACTGAGCTGTGTGGATAACTTTGAGGCCAGGATGACTATAAATATG GCATGCAATGAACTGAATCAGCCGTGGATGGAGTCTGGGGTGAGTGAAAATGCCGTCTCTGGTCACATACAGCTTATCAAACCAGGCGAATCAGCTTGTTTTGCT TGTGCCCCACCTCTCATCGTTGCTACTGGCACTGACGAGAAGACACTAAAAAGAGAAGGTGTCTGTGCAGCCAGTCTTCCCACGACAATGGGTCTTGTCGCTGCTCTATTAGTCCAGAACACACTCAA atATCTCTTAGCCTTTGGTGAAGTTAGTTTCTATGTGGGATATAATGCCATGCAGGATTTCTTTCCAAAAATGACTATGAAACCAAACCCAGCGTGTGATGACCAGCGCTGCATCAATAGACAACATGAATATCAG GAAAAACTAGCAGCCCAGCCCAAATCAAAGACTCCTCAGATAGTTGAGGAAGAGGTTACACATGAGACTAATGAATGGG GTATAGAGGTGAATATTGAGGAAACTCCTGGGGATACAGGTGGGCAGGAAACTGGCAGCTACCAGCCAGAATTAGCTGAAGGCGTTCGGGTGGCCTACACCAAGCCTGCTGCAGACCCCGACCCTGCT GAGTTGCCTCCAACCGCTTCAGGTGATAAAGAGAGTCTCTCAGATCTCATGGCCCAGTTGAAGGGATTATGA
- the LOC137391995 gene encoding ubiquitin-like modifier-activating enzyme 5 isoform X1, with amino-acid sequence MDVQNASLDELKNRLKELEAKLLTYETQKSSHDGPTRHKIAQMSSEVVDSNPYSRLMALKRMGIVDNYENIRTFSVAVVGVGGVGSVTAEMLTRCGIGKLILFDYDKVELANMNRLFFQPHQSGMSKVEAAVQTLREINPDVIIEAHNYNITTVDNYDHFVERISKGSLTEGPVDIVLSCVDNFEARMTINMACNELNQPWMESGVSENAVSGHIQLIKPGESACFACAPPLIVATGTDEKTLKREGVCAASLPTTMGLVAALLVQNTLKYLLAFGEVSFYVGYNAMQDFFPKMTMKPNPACDDQRCINRQHEYQEKLAAQPKSKTPQIVEEEVTHETNEWGIEVNIEETPGDTGGQETGSYQPELAEGVRVAYTKPAADPDPAELPPTASGDKESLSDLMAQLKGL; translated from the exons ATGGATGTTCAAAACGCTTCTCTTGATGAACTGAAAAATCGTTTGAAAGAACTGGAAGCTAAGTTATTAACGTATGAAACACAAAAGTCCAGCCACGATGGGCCAACTAGGCATAAGATTGCTCAGATGTCCTCTGAGGTTGTTGACTCAAATCCTTACAGTCGTCTTATGGCTTTGAAGAGAATGGGTATAGTTGACAACTATGAG AACATTCGTACTTTTTCTGTGGCTGTAGTGGGAGTGGGTGGAGTTGGAAGTGTTACTGCTGAAATGCTAACCAGGTGTGGCATTGGTAAA CTAATATTATTTGACTATGACAAAGTTGAGCTGGCTAACATGAATCGACTGTTCTTCCAGCCTCATCAGTCAGGCATGAGCAAGGTAGAGGCAGCTGTACAGACGTTAAG AGAGATAAATCCTGATGTCATCATTGAAGCCCACAATTACAATATTACCACTGTTGATAACTATGATCATTTCGTCGAGAGAATCAG TAAAGGAAGTCTCACAGAAGGCCCTGTAGATATAGTACTGAGCTGTGTGGATAACTTTGAGGCCAGGATGACTATAAATATG GCATGCAATGAACTGAATCAGCCGTGGATGGAGTCTGGGGTGAGTGAAAATGCCGTCTCTGGTCACATACAGCTTATCAAACCAGGCGAATCAGCTTGTTTTGCT TGTGCCCCACCTCTCATCGTTGCTACTGGCACTGACGAGAAGACACTAAAAAGAGAAGGTGTCTGTGCAGCCAGTCTTCCCACGACAATGGGTCTTGTCGCTGCTCTATTAGTCCAGAACACACTCAA atATCTCTTAGCCTTTGGTGAAGTTAGTTTCTATGTGGGATATAATGCCATGCAGGATTTCTTTCCAAAAATGACTATGAAACCAAACCCAGCGTGTGATGACCAGCGCTGCATCAATAGACAACATGAATATCAG GAAAAACTAGCAGCCCAGCCCAAATCAAAGACTCCTCAGATAGTTGAGGAAGAGGTTACACATGAGACTAATGAATGGG GTATAGAGGTGAATATTGAGGAAACTCCTGGGGATACAGGTGGGCAGGAAACTGGCAGCTACCAGCCAGAATTAGCTGAAGGCGTTCGGGTGGCCTACACCAAGCCTGCTGCAGACCCCGACCCTGCT GAGTTGCCTCCAACCGCTTCAGGTGATAAAGAGAGTCTCTCAGATCTCATGGCCCAGTTGAAGGGATTATGA
- the LOC137391819 gene encoding large ribosomal subunit protein mL63-like, whose product MRLTAQLLYYVHRRHIPGKINIGKYRVWPRITKEKKFVAAHDLVRENENMALLSRPYLTEMEDQIRLEEIEEKWKQQETEKYKKRIAAKMPQHFTTLDALEHLNSRKSWM is encoded by the exons ATGCGATtaactgcacaattattgtACTATGTCCACAGAAGGCACATACCTGGAAAAATAAATATAGG AAAGTATCGTGTCTGGCCTCGCATAACTAAGGAAAAAAAGTTTGTAGCTGCTCATGATTTGGTGCgagaaaatgaaaatatggCCTTACTATCTCGGCCTTACTTAACGGAG ATGGAGGATCAGATCCGCCTTGAGGAGATCGAAGAAAAGTGGAAACAGCAAGAGACggaaaaatacaaaaagagAATAGCGGCAAAGATGCCTCAACATTTCACAACATTAGATGCTCTTGAACATTTAAACAGTAGAAAAAGCTGGATGTGA